A stretch of Aedes aegypti strain LVP_AGWG chromosome 2, AaegL5.0 Primary Assembly, whole genome shotgun sequence DNA encodes these proteins:
- the LOC5565374 gene encoding uncharacterized protein LOC5565374 — MAFKFVLFASLLVAVSAGFSHQTISQRVPSSYYSGRPYAVEESRKPIYISNDEIIKHQHEVHRLDMTRGQYRLVDPDGKLRLINYQGAQRARSNNNIHHRAVEPTHQYYEIPVQASNHHTVPVETPVILRRQASAPIGARILKSHSIPKSSRSQSDIPVSYVSISQVLPTGNYGQKELRTTSHASQHPY, encoded by the exons ATGGCTTTTAAG ttcGTTCTATTTGCAAGTCTGTTAGTTGCTGTGAGCGCAGGATTTTCTCATCAAACAATTAGTCAGCGCGTGCCATCATCCTACTACTCTGGGAGACCCTATGCCGTAGAAGAATCCCGTAAACCAATATACATAAGCAATGATGAAATCATCAAGCACCAACATGAAGTTCACCGACTGGATATGACCCGTGGTCAATACCGTTTAGTTGATCCGGATGGCAAACTTCGACTTATCAACTATCAAGGAGCTCAACGTGCCCGCTCAAATAATAATATTCATCATAGGGCTGTTGAACCCACTCATCAGTATTACGAAATACCAGTCCAAGCTTCAAATCATCACACAGTGCCGGTCGAAACCCCTGTCATCTTACGTCGCCAGGCTTCAGCACCGATAGGAGCTCGTATTTTAAAATCTCACTCCATTCCAAAATCAAGCAGATCCCAAAGTGATATTCCCGTGTCTTACGTCAGCATTTCGCAGGTGCTACCCACTGGAAACTATGGTCAGAAGGAGCTTCGCACGACCAGCCATGCCAGTCAACATCCGTACTAA
- the LOC5565380 gene encoding dynein regulatory complex subunit 3 produces the protein MSKKLATENSVHKEQEPGVISNAMLTKAIIEQGHKGEAGRLARMDEIQLDLITVIRLEFQNILKIDHLWVLKNLEILSLAFNKIDKIENLHRLTKLKELNLSFNFIEKIENLDQLVLLRTLSLYGNRIKKLENLDSLENLVIFSAGKNKIDTVVGLERLRFLKDLRSLNLAENPIAEDKDKPLRLYVACLLQHLKYYQYVLIKPEERESGKEIFTRELQDILENEKFEIVERERIAKEKADEVYLSKSFVEHLNGHQLFESLFIDDPDGEALLAIGEDAVELKNEYMTEAYTFTQQIYKIGLEQYERRQKEIQLYNNCIEMERKKAQKIGQDIINRFLEVYNRVCPKVKQIVTKLRPSSLQRMDSPLPSPSAHSIQPFLDELDLAKDEFNSIFEDSWHTLMSIEMQLFERTEEGNSNFENTIKEMTNEFIELSQAQFVLMREAEINFSDALVGIVQQFVTFKAASGHAKDIPKGLQESLDDKDVINNLAAGMRDHHMQVIDAREDKLINRSRNWVRELCDGLQQSEIKRNRAKVLEITYFLDHHRQLFYALFEDVVPAKEEKKRLFSKVHFSDE, from the exons atgtcgaaaaaactagcCACAGAGAATAGCGTCCACAAGGAGCAGGAACCGGGCGTAATTAGCAATGCCATGCTTACGAAAGCCATCATCGAACAAGGCCACAAGGGAGAAGCCGGCCGGTTGGCTCGCATGGATGAAATTCAGTTGGATTTGATCACTGTCATTCGGTTGGAGTTTCAAA ATATTCTTAAAATCGATCATCTTTGGGTTTTGAAGAATTTGGAAATACTATCGTTGGCGTTCaacaaaattgataaaattgaaaatctcCATAGATTAACGAAACTCAAGGAACtgaatttgtcattcaattttattgagaaaattgaaaatctcgATCAACTGGTGCTACTCAGAACGTTGTCGCTGTAtggaaatcgaatcaaaaagtTGGAAAACCTGGATTCCTTGGAGAATTTGGTCATTTTTAGTGCcgggaaaaataaaattgatacTGTCGTCGGATTGGAAAGGctaagatttttgaaagatttacgaTCACTGAACTTGGCAGAAAATCCAATTGCTGAGGATAAAGACAAACCGTTAAGACTGTACGTGGCTTGTTTGTTGCAACATTTAAAATATTATCAATACGTACTCATCAAACCGGAAGAGCGGGAATCTGGAAAGGAAATTTTCAC CCGAGAACTACAAGATATTCTTGAGAATGAAAAGTTCGAGATAGTGGAAAGAGAACGAATTGCGAAAGAGAAAGCAGATGAGGTGTATCTCTCCAAAAGCTTCGTTGAACACCTCAATGGGCACCAATTGTTCGAATCGCTTTTTATCGACGACCCTGACGGCGAAGCACTACTGGCAATTGGCGAGGATGCTGTGGAGCTAAAAAATGA GTATATGACCGAGGCCTACACATTCACGCAGCAAATATACAAAATTGGCCTGGAGCAATACGAACGTCGCCAGAAGGAAATCCAGCTGTACAATAACTGCATCGAGATGGAACGAAAGAAAGCGCAAAAAATTGGCCAAGA CATCATCAATCGTTTTTTGGAGGTGTATAACCGCGTATGCCCTAAGGTGAAGCAAATCGTGACAAAGCTAAGGCCGAGTTCTCTTCAGAGGATGGATTCACCTTTGCCATCGCCGTCGGCGCACAGCATTCAgccgtttttggatgaacttGATTTGGCCAAGGACGAATTCAATTCCATCTTCGAGGACTCGTGGCACACGTTGATGAGTATCGAGATGCAGCTATTCGAGCGAACCGAAGAGGGCAATTCTAACTTCGAAAACACCATCAAAGAGATGACCAATGAGTTCATCGAGCTGTCTCAGGCCCAGTTCGTGCTGATGCGTGAAGCAGAAATCAATTTCAGCGATGCACTCGTTGGAATTGTACAGCAGTTTGTGACTTTTAAGGCAGCGTCGGGTCATGCTAAGGATATTCCGAAGGGGTTGCAGGAG TCTTTGGACGACAAAGATGTAATCAATAACTTGGCCGCTGGAATGCGTGACCACCACATGCAGGTGATAGACGCTCGTGAGGACAAACTGATCAATCGGAGCCGTAACTGGGTCAGAGAACTCTGTGATGGCCTACAACA ATCGGAGAtcaaacggaaccgtgccaaagtGCTCGAGATCACGTATTTTTTGGACCACCATCGTCAGCTGTTTTACGCATTGTTTGAAGACGTCGTACCGGCCAAGGAGGAAAAGAAAAGACTGTTTTCGAAGGTGCACTTCTCAGATGAATGA